From one Bacteroidota bacterium genomic stretch:
- a CDS encoding helix-turn-helix domain-containing protein: MRRKRFITNYTIEEMEKLLHSKEDYRIAMRLMTCILVAKGFSVTELQKIFYYKSAARYFFWARRFNDEGIDGLKDREGRGRKSNLTEENYKKLKTILLTTTPDEHGYNSQIWSGQLITDFIKKEFGVAYRKANIYIMLKKKLKLINRKALGFQKIE, from the coding sequence ATGAGAAGGAAAAGATTTATTACCAATTACACCATTGAAGAAATGGAGAAATTGTTACACAGTAAAGAAGATTATCGTATTGCAATGCGATTAATGACCTGTATTTTAGTAGCAAAAGGTTTTTCAGTAACTGAGTTACAAAAGATTTTCTATTACAAGTCTGCTGCAAGATATTTTTTCTGGGCGAGAAGGTTTAATGATGAAGGAATTGATGGACTGAAAGATAGAGAAGGAAGAGGTCGTAAGTCAAATCTTACTGAAGAAAATTATAAAAAGCTAAAGACAATTTTACTTACAACTACTCCTGATGAGCATGGTTATAATTCACAAATATGGAGTGGTCAGCTCATTACAGACTTTATCAAAAAAGAGTTCGGTGTTGCTTACCGTAAAGCAAATATTTACATTATGCTTAAGAAAAAACTTAAACTTATTAATAGAAAAGCTTTAGGTTTTCAAAAAATTGAGTAA
- a CDS encoding HU family DNA-binding protein, whose translation MNKGDLINKIAENSGITKTQAQAALNAFIDATSDALKGDDKVTLVGFGTFSTSVRAARKGRNPQTGAEIDIPKKKVVKFRPGKELSDSVK comes from the coding sequence ATGAACAAAGGAGATTTAATAAACAAAATTGCAGAAAATTCAGGAATTACAAAAACTCAAGCTCAAGCAGCATTAAACGCATTTATTGATGCAACATCTGATGCATTAAAAGGTGATGATAAAGTTACTTTAGTGGGTTTTGGAACTTTTTCAACATCAGTAAGGGCTGCCCGTAAAGGAAGGAATCCTCAAACCGGTGCAGAAATTGACATACCTAAGAAAAAAGTTGTAAAATTCCGTCCTGGAAAAGAACTATCAGATTCAGTTAAGTAA
- a CDS encoding NAD-binding protein: protein MVFIKKNIEFYKIQLAIIFVVIAILIGITGYMIIEDLSFLDALYFSIITLSTVGFGLLHDLSPAGKIFTIILIIIYISIFTFSITVITSYIIDGEFRKKLNKFRMDKKIESFKDHVIIIGYGRNGSKCVDELLNKKVKMVIIESDLDEIENIKNRGLSFIMGDATIEETLLDANLKNAKSLITTLPLDTANVFVVLTARKICPKISITSRAANESSIDKLKSAGANHVVMPENIGGHYMANLITRPGLIEFYHLLTDDSDVNIRTEGIEYKDLKKEFKDQSISEINFRRKTGVNILAIKYPNGEFTINPSPEIIFKKDTTLIALGSKVQIQMMNKIYTNE, encoded by the coding sequence ATGGTTTTTATAAAAAAGAACATTGAATTTTACAAAATACAACTTGCAATTATTTTTGTTGTAATTGCAATTCTTATAGGTATTACCGGTTATATGATAATTGAAGATCTCTCATTTTTAGATGCTCTTTATTTTTCAATAATTACATTATCAACAGTAGGATTTGGCTTGCTTCACGACCTTTCACCAGCAGGCAAAATATTTACTATAATATTGATTATTATTTATATATCAATATTTACATTTTCAATTACTGTTATAACTTCGTATATAATTGATGGGGAGTTTAGAAAAAAATTAAATAAATTCAGAATGGATAAAAAAATAGAATCTTTTAAAGATCATGTAATAATTATTGGATACGGTAGAAACGGAAGTAAATGTGTTGATGAGTTACTCAACAAAAAAGTAAAAATGGTTATAATTGAGTCTGATCTTGATGAAATTGAAAATATCAAAAACAGAGGACTGTCATTTATTATGGGTGATGCTACAATTGAAGAAACATTATTAGATGCAAATCTAAAAAATGCTAAATCTCTTATAACAACACTTCCTTTAGATACAGCAAATGTTTTTGTAGTTCTTACTGCACGAAAAATTTGTCCAAAGATTTCAATTACAAGTAGGGCAGCAAATGAAAGTTCAATTGATAAACTAAAATCAGCAGGAGCAAATCATGTTGTAATGCCCGAAAATATAGGTGGTCATTACATGGCAAATCTTATTACAAGACCTGGTTTAATTGAATTTTATCATCTTTTAACAGATGATTCAGATGTAAATATACGTACTGAAGGGATTGAATATAAAGATTTAAAAAAGGAATTCAAGGATCAATCAATTTCAGAAATAAATTTTAGAAGAAAAACAGGAGTAAATATATTAGCTATTAAATACCCAAATGGAGAATTTACAATTAATCCATCCCCGGAAATAATTTTCAAAAAGGATACAACTTTAATTGCATTAGGGAGTAAAGTTCAAATTCAAATGATGAATAAAATTTACACTAATGAATAA